The Odocoileus virginianus isolate 20LAN1187 ecotype Illinois chromosome 3, Ovbor_1.2, whole genome shotgun sequence genome includes a window with the following:
- the LOC110126438 gene encoding RNA-binding protein with serine-rich domain 1-B-like has product MAPSPSGRKESSDELSKDGSRDKAGPKESREKDRGRARTRKWSSASSGRSSSRSRSSCSTGSGASSGSSSSSASSRSGRSSSSSSSSSSSSSSPGSLRPSRHRRGKRQRSHSKQPERDGKERRRHSLSPKPTKVHIARLTRNVTKDHIREIFSTFGKVRVIDMPTERMHPGLSDAYVEFETPDEAEMAMRHMDGGQIDGQEIRATAVAPPRHLGPRRRMRSPAARWRRPPSWRRRGSPSARLRLRSRERRPPRFPRRPLPRSRSSSSSSGSSGWKTLVLVPENLFNDKASSEEQSGKAVQQPQPGKTFSRFTDDLRPRPVAWSCPNLSACRVQQ; this is encoded by the exons ATGGCACCTTCTCCCAGCGGACGCAAAGAGAGCTCTGATGAGCTGTCCAAGGATGGCTCTAGAGATAAAGCCGGCCCCAAAGAGTCACGAGAGAAGGACCGTGGCAGAGCTAGAACTCGAAAGTGGAGCAGCGCTTCCAGTGGTAGGAGCAGCTCCAGATCTCGGTCCAGCTGTAGCACCGGCTCGGGCGCCAGCAGCGGCTCCAGCTCGTCTTCAGCATCCAGCCGCTCCGGACgttccagctccagctccagctccagctccagctccagcagcTCCCCTGGCTCTTTGAGGCCTTCTCGGCATAGAAGAGGCAAGAGACAGCGTTCTCACTCCAAACAACCCGAAAGAGacggaaaggaaaggagaaggcaCAGCCTTTCCCCTAAACCCACCAAGGTGCACATCGCAAGACTCACCAGGAACGTGACCAAGGACCACATCAGGGAGATATTCTCCACCTTCGGGAAAGTCAGAGTGATTGACATGCCTACAGAGAGGATGCACCCCGGTCTGTCTGATGCTTACGTGGAGTTCGAGACTCCAGACGAGGCTGAGATGGCGATGAGGCACATGGACGGAGGACAAATCGACGGCCAGGAGATCCGGGCCACCGCCGTGGCGCCGCCCCGGCACCTCGGCCCTCGCAGGAGAATGCGGTCACCGGCCGCCAGGTGGCGCAGGCCACCCTCATGGAGGAGGCGAGGGTCGCCTTCCGCTCGGCTCAGGCTCCGGTCCCGGGAGCGCCGGCCACCCCGCTtcccccgccgccccctcccccggagccgctccagctccagctcctccGGAAG TTCTGGCTGGAAAACTCTGGTTCTAGTTCCTGAGAATCTGTTTAACGACAAAGCCAGCAGCGAGGAGCAGAGCGGCAAGGCGGTGCAACAGCCCCAGCCCGGGAAGACGTTTTCCCGTTTCACAGATGACCTGAGGCCCAGGCCTGTCGCCTGGTCCTGCCCCAACCTGTCCGCCTGCAGAGTCCAGCAGTGA